From Rhinolophus sinicus isolate RSC01 linkage group LG15, ASM3656204v1, whole genome shotgun sequence, the proteins below share one genomic window:
- the ARMC7 gene encoding armadillo repeat-containing protein 7 isoform X3 encodes MSQKPKVEPHVGRLGYLQALVTEFQETESPNAKEQVLANLANFAYDPSNYQYLRQLQEASVTCAQTGPTRNTSCRQGASRSSSTACPVPTRRPCCPLSPPSCT; translated from the exons ATGTCCCAGAAGCCGAAGGTCGAGCCCCACGTCGGACGGCTGGGATACCTGCAGGCGCTGGTCACGGAATTCCAGGAGACGGAGAGCCCAA ACGCCAAGGAGCAAGTCCTGGCCAACCTCGCCAACTTCGCCTATGACCCCAGCAACTACCAGTATCTGCGACAGCTGCAG GAGGCATCTGTAACCTGTGCTCAGACCGGGCCAACCAGGAACACATCCTGCAGACAGGGGGCATCCCGCTCATCATCAACTGCCTGTCCAGTCCCAACGAGGAGACCGTGCTGTCCGCTGTCACCACCATCATGTACCTGA
- the ARMC7 gene encoding armadillo repeat-containing protein 7 isoform X2: protein MSQKPKVEPHVGRLGYLQALVTEFQETESPNAKEQVLANLANFAYDPSNYQYLRQLQVLDLFLDSLSEENETLVEFAIGSHPGCHITFSCHISGSSGLCQFLRLPFF from the exons ATGTCCCAGAAGCCGAAGGTCGAGCCCCACGTCGGACGGCTGGGATACCTGCAGGCGCTGGTCACGGAATTCCAGGAGACGGAGAGCCCAA ACGCCAAGGAGCAAGTCCTGGCCAACCTCGCCAACTTCGCCTATGACCCCAGCAACTACCAGTATCTGCGACAGCTGCAGGTCCTAGATTTATTCCTCGATTCGCTGTCTGAGGAGAATGAGACCCTGGTGGAGTTTGCTATTG gatcccatccaggatgcCACATTACATTCAGTTGTCACATCTCAGGCTCCTCTGGGCTGTGCCAGTTTCTTAGGCTTCCCTTTTTTTGA
- the ARMC7 gene encoding armadillo repeat-containing protein 7 isoform X1: protein MSQKPKVEPHVGRLGYLQALVTEFQETESPNAKEQVLANLANFAYDPSNYQYLRQLQVLDLFLDSLSEENETLVEFAIGGICNLCSDRANQEHILQTGGIPLIINCLSSPNEETVLSAVTTIMYLSSPGPGSHPELTATPVVQCMLRFSLSANTRLRNLAQIFLEDFCSPSQVAEARRRPAHSALGIPLPKTEVPQQP from the exons ATGTCCCAGAAGCCGAAGGTCGAGCCCCACGTCGGACGGCTGGGATACCTGCAGGCGCTGGTCACGGAATTCCAGGAGACGGAGAGCCCAA ACGCCAAGGAGCAAGTCCTGGCCAACCTCGCCAACTTCGCCTATGACCCCAGCAACTACCAGTATCTGCGACAGCTGCAGGTCCTAGATTTATTCCTCGATTCGCTGTCTGAGGAGAATGAGACCCTGGTGGAGTTTGCTATTG GAGGCATCTGTAACCTGTGCTCAGACCGGGCCAACCAGGAACACATCCTGCAGACAGGGGGCATCCCGCTCATCATCAACTGCCTGTCCAGTCCCAACGAGGAGACCGTGCTGTCCGCTGTCACCACCATCATGTACCTGAGCTCGCCGGGCCCTGGCTCCCACCCCGAGCTGACTGCCACGCCCGTGGTCCAGTGCATGCTGCGCTTCTCTCTCTCAGCCAACACGAGGCTCCGGAACCTGGCCCAGATCTTCCTGGAAGACTTCTGTTCCCCGAGCCAAGTGGCTGAAGCCCGCCGCCGGCCGGCTCACTCTGCCCTGGGTATCCCACTGCCAAAGACCGAGGTCCCACAGCAGCCCTGA
- the NT5C gene encoding 5'(3')-deoxyribonucleotidase, cytosolic type — MAARRARPVRVLVDMDGVLADFEAGLLRGFQRRFPGEPHVPLEERRGFFAREQYRALRPDLADKVTSVYEAPGFFLDLEPIPGALEAMREMNAMQDTEVFICTSPLRKYDHCVGEKFRWVEKHLGPEFVERIILTRDKTVVSGDLLIDDKDTIRGQEETPSWEHILFTCCHNQHLALPPTRRRLLSWSDNWREIIGSKRAAVQRDRSGLGPLQD, encoded by the exons ATGGCGGCGCGGCGCGCGCGGCCCGTGAGGGTGCTGGTGGATATGGACGGCGTGCTGGCCGACTTCGAGGCCGGCCTCCTGCGGGGTTTCCAACGCCGTTTCCCCGGGGAGCCGCACGTGCCGCTGGAGGAGCGCCGCGGCTTCTTTGCTCGGGAGCAGTACAGAGCCCTGCGGCCGGACCTGGCG GACAAAGTGACCAGTGTGTATGAAGCCCCAGGCTTTTTCCTAGACTTGGAGCCCATCCCTGGAGCCTTGGAAGCCATGCGGGAGATGAACGCCATGCAGGA CACCGAGGTCTTCATCTGCACCAGCCCTCTGAGGAAGTACGACCACTGTGTGGGCGAGAAG TTTCGCTGGGTGGAGAAGCACCTGGGGCCCGAGTTTGTGGAGCGCATTATCCTGACGAGAGACAAGACGGTGGTCTCGGGGGACCTGCTCATCGATGACAAGGACACCATTCGAG GCCAAGAGGAGACCCCAAGCTGGGAGCACATCTTATTCACCTGCTGCCACAACCAGCACCTGGCCCTGCCCCCGACAAGGAGACGGCTGCTCTCCTGGAGCGACAACTGGAGGGAAATCATAGGCAGCAAGAGGGCAGCCGTGCAGCGGGACCGATCGGGCCTAGGGCCTCTCCAGGACTAA